One genomic window of Devosia salina includes the following:
- the guaA gene encoding glutamine-hydrolyzing GMP synthase codes for MQHPDTATRNDTILIVDFGSQVTQLIARRIRETGVYCEIHPFQSAGAAMAELKPKGVVLSGSPASTLDENAPTIDPAILDAGVPILGICYGQQALCMALGGKVEAGHHREFGRAEVVVHKTNALSEGVWDLGTSHQVWMSHGDRVVALPEGFEVVGTSANAPFAMIANEARRIWAVQFHPEVVHTPDGAKLYANFVHHICGIASNWTMSAYRQKMIEKIREQVGTGKVICGLSGGVDSSVAAVLIHEAIGDQLTCIYVDHGLMRLNESEQVVTMFRDQFNIPLVHVDAEDLFVGELEGQSDPETKRKIIGRLFIEVFEAEAKKLGGADFLAQGTLYPDVIESVSFTGGPSVTIKSHHNVGGLPERMNMKLVEPLRELFKDEVRALGRELGIPESFIGRHPFPGPGLAIRCPGGITREKLDILRQADAVYLDEIRKSGQYDKIWQAFAVLLPVQTVGVMGDGRTYEFVCALRAVTSVDGMTADFYQFDMNFLGRTATRIINEVRGINRVVYDVTSKPPGTIEWE; via the coding sequence ATGCAGCACCCAGACACCGCCACCCGCAACGATACCATCCTGATCGTCGACTTCGGCTCGCAGGTTACGCAGCTGATCGCCCGGCGCATTCGCGAGACCGGTGTCTATTGCGAAATCCATCCCTTCCAGTCGGCTGGCGCCGCCATGGCAGAGCTCAAGCCCAAGGGTGTGGTTCTATCGGGCAGCCCCGCGTCGACCCTGGATGAAAACGCCCCCACAATCGATCCCGCCATTCTCGATGCAGGCGTGCCGATCCTCGGCATCTGCTACGGTCAGCAGGCGCTCTGCATGGCCCTGGGCGGCAAGGTCGAGGCCGGCCACCACCGTGAGTTCGGCCGCGCCGAAGTCGTGGTGCACAAGACGAATGCCCTCTCCGAAGGTGTTTGGGACCTTGGCACCAGCCACCAGGTCTGGATGAGCCATGGCGACCGCGTCGTCGCGCTGCCCGAAGGCTTTGAGGTCGTCGGCACATCGGCCAATGCACCCTTTGCCATGATCGCCAACGAGGCGCGCCGCATCTGGGCCGTGCAGTTCCACCCCGAAGTCGTGCACACCCCCGATGGGGCGAAGCTCTACGCCAATTTCGTGCACCACATCTGCGGCATTGCCAGCAACTGGACCATGTCTGCCTACCGGCAGAAGATGATCGAAAAGATCCGCGAGCAGGTCGGCACCGGCAAGGTCATTTGCGGCCTCTCCGGCGGTGTCGATTCATCGGTGGCTGCGGTGCTCATTCACGAGGCCATTGGCGACCAGCTCACCTGCATCTATGTCGACCACGGCCTGATGCGGTTGAACGAGAGCGAACAGGTCGTCACCATGTTCCGCGACCAGTTCAATATCCCGCTGGTTCATGTGGACGCAGAAGACCTTTTTGTCGGGGAACTCGAAGGCCAGTCCGACCCCGAGACCAAGCGCAAGATCATCGGCCGCCTCTTCATCGAGGTCTTCGAAGCTGAAGCCAAGAAGCTTGGTGGCGCCGACTTCCTGGCCCAGGGCACGCTTTATCCGGACGTGATCGAATCCGTGTCCTTCACCGGCGGCCCTTCGGTCACCATCAAGTCGCACCACAATGTGGGCGGCCTGCCCGAGCGCATGAACATGAAGCTCGTCGAGCCGCTGCGCGAACTGTTCAAGGACGAAGTGCGCGCGCTGGGCCGCGAACTGGGTATCCCGGAAAGCTTCATCGGTCGCCATCCCTTCCCGGGGCCGGGCCTCGCCATCCGCTGCCCCGGCGGCATTACCCGCGAAAAGCTGGATATCCTGCGTCAGGCCGATGCCGTCTATCTCGACGAGATCCGCAAATCCGGCCAGTACGACAAGATCTGGCAGGCCTTTGCCGTGCTGCTGCCGGTCCAGACCGTGGGGGTCATGGGCGATGGCCGCACCTACGAATTCGTCTGCGCCCTGCGCGCCGTCACCTCGGTCGATGGCATGACCGCCGATTTCTACCAGTTCGACATGAACTTCCTTGGGCGTACGGCCACCCGCATCATCAACGAAGTCCGCGGCATCAACCGCGTGGTGTATGACGTGACGTCCAAGCCGCCCGGCACGATTGAGTGGGAGTAG
- the purF gene encoding amidophosphoribosyltransferase has translation MESPVTHWNDDDFDLNGDTLHEECGVFGILGHGDASTLTALGLHALQHRGQEAAGIVSFDGRQFHQEKHMGLVGDHYTDPAVLAKLPGNIAIGHTRYSTTGEVALRNVQPLFAELEVGGIAIAHNGNFTNGLTLRRQIIATGAICQSTSDSEVVLHLIARSRHSSSTDRFIDAIRQMEGGYAMLAMTRTKLIAARDPVGIRPLVMGELDGKPIFCSETCALDIVGAKYVRDVENGEVIICEMQPDGSISIEERKPARPVPERPCLFEYVYFARPDSMVSGRSVYTARKNMGINLAKESPVDADVVVPVPDGGTPAAIGFAQQSGIPFELGIIRNHYVGRTFIEPTQQIRAFGVRLKHSANRAEIAGKRVVLVDDSIVRGTTSVKIIQMIRDAGATEVHIRVASPMIFHSDYYGIDTPDPDKLLANQYGDLDAMCRYIGADSLAFLSIDGLYQAVGGEKRNPKAPQFTDHYFTGDYPTQLTDLHGRTMSDPKQISLLKEAG, from the coding sequence ATGGAGAGCCCGGTGACCCATTGGAACGATGACGATTTCGATCTCAATGGAGACACGCTGCACGAGGAGTGCGGCGTGTTTGGCATTTTGGGGCATGGCGACGCGTCCACGCTGACGGCGCTCGGCCTGCACGCCCTGCAGCATCGCGGCCAGGAGGCAGCGGGTATCGTCAGCTTTGACGGGCGTCAGTTCCACCAGGAAAAGCATATGGGCCTGGTCGGGGACCACTATACCGACCCCGCCGTGCTGGCGAAGCTTCCCGGCAACATCGCCATCGGCCACACCCGCTATTCCACCACCGGCGAAGTCGCGCTGCGCAATGTGCAGCCCCTGTTCGCCGAACTGGAAGTGGGCGGTATTGCCATTGCCCACAATGGCAATTTCACCAATGGCCTGACGCTGCGCCGCCAGATCATTGCCACGGGCGCCATCTGCCAATCGACCTCCGACAGCGAGGTGGTGCTGCATCTGATCGCCCGTTCGCGCCATTCCTCCAGCACCGATCGCTTCATCGATGCAATCCGGCAGATGGAGGGTGGCTACGCCATGCTGGCCATGACCCGCACCAAGCTGATTGCGGCGCGCGATCCGGTCGGCATTCGCCCGCTGGTCATGGGCGAACTCGATGGCAAGCCCATCTTCTGCTCGGAGACCTGTGCCCTCGACATTGTCGGCGCCAAATATGTGCGCGACGTCGAGAATGGCGAGGTCATCATTTGCGAAATGCAGCCCGATGGCTCGATCAGCATTGAGGAGCGCAAGCCCGCCCGCCCCGTGCCGGAGCGGCCCTGCCTGTTTGAGTACGTCTATTTCGCCCGCCCGGACAGCATGGTGTCGGGTCGCAGCGTCTATACGGCGCGCAAGAACATGGGCATCAACCTGGCCAAGGAATCTCCGGTCGACGCCGACGTGGTCGTGCCGGTCCCCGATGGCGGCACCCCTGCGGCGATCGGCTTTGCCCAGCAGAGCGGCATTCCGTTCGAGCTGGGGATCATCCGCAACCACTATGTGGGCCGCACCTTTATCGAGCCGACCCAGCAGATCCGCGCCTTCGGCGTGCGCCTCAAGCATTCGGCCAATCGTGCCGAAATCGCCGGCAAGCGCGTGGTGCTGGTCGACGACTCCATCGTGCGCGGCACCACCTCGGTCAAGATCATCCAGATGATCCGCGACGCCGGCGCCACCGAGGTGCATATCCGCGTCGCCAGCCCGATGATCTTCCATTCGGATTATTACGGCATCGACACGCCCGATCCGGACAAGTTGCTGGCCAACCAGTATGGCGACCTCGACGCAATGTGCCGCTATATCGGCGCGGATTCTCTGGCGTTCCTGTCGATCGACGGGCTCTACCAGGCCGTGGGCGGCGAGAAGCGCAATCCCAAGGCGCCGCAGTTCACCGACCACTATTTCACTGGCGACTATCCGACGCAGTTGACCGATCTGCATGGCCGCACCATGAGCGATCCCAAGCAGATTTCGCTGCTCAAGGAAGCGGGTTAA
- a CDS encoding hemolysin family protein, which produces MIVVVLILVNGALAMSELAVVSSRSARLKVMADQGNQGAATAIKLAEDPGKFLSSVQIGITLVGILSGAFSGATLGLRLTAWLEALGMPDNIADVAGVGVVVVLITYGSLILGELVPKQVALRNPEAVAARVAQPMAILALVGTPIVWLLDISGKLVLRLLGQSGASEDSVTEEEVRTIIAEATTAGILEHEEHSMISGVMRLADRSARGIMTPRLDVVTIDLEDTYEESLKTMLETTHTKVLVQEGDADSIIGVLALSDLLPTLAAGRQPDLRSLVRPMPVVMEHADALDVVETMREARAQMALVVDEYGHFEGIITYGDVLEVITGVYNEEPGDEPALTQRKDGSWLVAGWMPIHDFSDRFKVDVPRDARYETLAGFVLSQVNHMPVAGESFESDGWRFEVVDLDGHRIDKVLVTPLSG; this is translated from the coding sequence ATCATCGTCGTCGTTCTTATCCTCGTGAACGGCGCCCTGGCCATGTCCGAACTGGCCGTAGTTTCCTCCCGTTCCGCCCGTCTCAAGGTCATGGCCGACCAGGGTAATCAGGGCGCGGCCACGGCAATCAAGCTGGCTGAAGATCCGGGCAAGTTTCTGTCCTCTGTACAGATCGGCATCACTCTGGTCGGCATCCTGTCTGGTGCCTTCTCCGGCGCCACGCTCGGTCTGCGCCTCACCGCATGGCTCGAAGCGCTCGGCATGCCTGACAACATCGCCGATGTCGCCGGCGTCGGCGTGGTTGTTGTGTTGATCACCTATGGCTCGCTGATCCTGGGGGAACTCGTGCCCAAGCAGGTTGCCCTGCGCAATCCCGAAGCCGTTGCCGCCCGCGTCGCCCAGCCCATGGCCATTCTGGCCCTGGTCGGCACCCCTATTGTCTGGCTTCTCGACATCTCGGGCAAACTGGTGCTGCGACTGCTGGGGCAGTCCGGCGCCTCCGAGGATTCCGTGACGGAAGAGGAAGTGCGTACCATCATTGCCGAGGCCACCACCGCTGGCATTCTGGAGCACGAGGAGCACTCCATGATCTCGGGCGTGATGCGCCTTGCGGACCGATCTGCGCGCGGCATCATGACCCCCAGGCTCGATGTGGTGACGATCGACCTTGAGGACACCTATGAGGAAAGCCTCAAGACCATGCTCGAGACCACCCACACCAAGGTGCTGGTCCAGGAAGGGGACGCTGATTCCATCATCGGCGTCCTGGCCCTGTCTGACCTGCTGCCAACACTGGCCGCTGGCCGGCAGCCGGATTTGAGGAGCCTGGTTCGACCAATGCCCGTGGTCATGGAACATGCCGACGCCCTCGACGTGGTCGAAACCATGCGTGAGGCGCGGGCCCAGATGGCCCTGGTGGTCGATGAGTACGGACATTTCGAGGGCATTATCACCTATGGCGATGTGCTCGAGGTAATCACCGGCGTCTACAACGAGGAGCCGGGTGACGAGCCTGCCCTGACGCAGCGCAAGGATGGTTCATGGCTGGTGGCCGGGTGGATGCCCATCCACGACTTCAGTGACCGCTTCAAGGTGGATGTTCCCAGGGACGCTCGCTACGAAACCCTGGCCGGGTTCGTTCTCTCTCAGGTCAATCACATGCCGGTGGCCGGTGAGAGCTTCGAAAGCGACGGCTGGCGTTTCGAGGTTGTGGACCTGGACGGGCACCGCATCGACAAGGTTCTGGTAACGCCGCTTTCGGGCTAA
- a CDS encoding TspO/MBR family protein: protein MHTATTDYRTPQSWITLAVFLVLVIGVGGLIGTQSVPGAWYESLTKPPLNPPNWVFGPVWFALYVMIAVAGWRVWVAAPQSSAMKFWGAQMLLNWAWSPVWFLAQQPWLAFVILVAMWLAIVGFILASRRHDRLAPWLFAPYLAWVSFAGYLNLSIALLN from the coding sequence ATGCACACCGCCACGACCGACTACCGAACGCCTCAGTCCTGGATCACCCTCGCCGTCTTTCTTGTGCTTGTGATCGGTGTCGGCGGGTTGATCGGTACCCAGTCGGTGCCCGGCGCCTGGTACGAATCCCTGACCAAGCCCCCGCTCAATCCCCCCAACTGGGTATTCGGCCCGGTATGGTTTGCACTCTATGTGATGATCGCAGTGGCCGGCTGGCGCGTCTGGGTAGCGGCACCACAGTCGAGCGCCATGAAGTTCTGGGGCGCGCAGATGCTGCTCAACTGGGCCTGGTCCCCAGTCTGGTTCCTCGCCCAGCAACCCTGGCTGGCCTTCGTCATCCTGGTGGCCATGTGGCTGGCCATCGTCGGCTTCATCCTCGCTTCCCGCAGGCATGATAGGCTTGCCCCATGGTTGTTCGCTCCCTACCTGGCCTGGGTCAGTTTTGCCGGATACCTGAACCTCTCCATCGCCCTGCTAAACTAG
- the radA gene encoding DNA repair protein RadA, whose protein sequence is MAKNRSQFICQSCGAVSSRWQGRCDACGEWNTIVEELVDSGVGAGPKAAKSNGRPANLVPLSGETESAARVVTGIAELDRVTGGGFVKGSALLVGGDPGIGKSTLLLQSAAALAARGKRVIYVSGEEAVAQVRLRAQRLGLGEAGVLLAAETNVEIILATLENGPPPDLVIIDSIQTLWTDRVDSAPGTVTQVRTSAQALTRLAKKSGAAVVLVGHVTKDGQIAGPRVVEHMVDAVLYFEGDSSHTFRILRGVKNRYGATDEIGVFAMTERGLEQVANPSALFLDQRDKDAAGSAVFAGMEGTRPLLIEIQALVAPSPLGTPRRAVVGWDSSRLSMVLAVLETRCGVRIGANDIYLNVAGGLKINEPAADLAVAAALISSLTGAALPADAVYFGEISLAGGVRPVVHGALRLREAEKLGFGSVVTGKLGKADRASGLEVTEYAQLSDMVSRIAAQGKRPMPEPEPEGW, encoded by the coding sequence GTGGCCAAGAACCGATCCCAATTCATCTGCCAGTCGTGCGGCGCCGTTTCGAGCCGATGGCAGGGGCGGTGCGATGCCTGCGGCGAATGGAACACCATAGTCGAAGAACTGGTGGATTCCGGTGTTGGTGCCGGCCCGAAGGCCGCCAAATCCAATGGCCGCCCTGCCAATCTTGTGCCGCTTTCGGGGGAGACCGAGAGTGCCGCGCGCGTCGTCACCGGCATCGCCGAACTGGACCGCGTGACCGGGGGTGGCTTCGTCAAGGGATCGGCCCTGCTGGTGGGCGGCGACCCGGGCATCGGCAAGTCGACACTGCTCCTGCAATCGGCGGCGGCGCTGGCGGCGCGGGGCAAGCGCGTCATCTATGTCTCGGGTGAAGAGGCGGTGGCGCAGGTGCGTCTGCGTGCGCAACGTCTCGGGCTGGGCGAGGCCGGTGTCCTGCTGGCCGCTGAAACCAATGTCGAGATCATTCTCGCGACCCTGGAGAATGGCCCGCCGCCGGACCTCGTCATCATCGATTCCATCCAGACCCTGTGGACCGACCGCGTGGACAGCGCCCCGGGCACCGTCACGCAGGTGCGCACCTCGGCCCAGGCGCTGACCCGGCTGGCCAAGAAGAGCGGCGCCGCCGTGGTGCTGGTCGGTCACGTCACCAAGGACGGGCAGATTGCCGGGCCGCGCGTGGTCGAGCACATGGTCGACGCCGTTCTCTATTTCGAGGGCGACTCCAGCCACACCTTCCGCATCCTGCGCGGGGTGAAGAACCGCTATGGCGCCACCGACGAGATCGGCGTCTTTGCCATGACCGAGCGGGGGCTTGAGCAGGTCGCCAATCCCTCCGCGCTCTTTCTCGACCAGCGCGACAAGGACGCGGCCGGCTCGGCAGTGTTTGCCGGCATGGAAGGCACGCGCCCGCTGCTCATCGAAATCCAGGCGCTGGTGGCACCCTCCCCGCTCGGCACGCCGCGCCGGGCCGTGGTGGGCTGGGACAGTTCGCGCCTCTCCATGGTTCTTGCGGTGCTTGAGACGCGCTGCGGGGTGCGTATCGGCGCCAATGACATCTATCTCAACGTCGCCGGCGGGCTGAAAATCAACGAGCCGGCAGCCGATCTGGCGGTGGCAGCGGCGCTGATCTCCTCGCTGACCGGAGCGGCCCTGCCTGCCGACGCGGTCTATTTCGGCGAGATTTCGCTGGCCGGCGGCGTACGCCCGGTGGTGCATGGTGCGCTGCGCCTGCGCGAGGCCGAGAAACTGGGCTTCGGTTCCGTGGTGACCGGCAAGTTGGGCAAGGCCGACCGCGCCTCGGGGCTTGAGGTCACGGAATATGCGCAATTGAGCGACATGGTCAGCCGTATCGCGGCCCAGGGCAAGCGCCCAATGCCCGAGCCGGAGCCGGAGGGCTGGTAA
- a CDS encoding SDR family NAD(P)-dependent oxidoreductase, with amino-acid sequence MTDTKELAGKVVLITGASRGIGYAAGIEAARRGAHVIAVARTVGGLEELDDAIQADGGSTTLVPLDLRDGDAIDRLGAAIFERWGRLDGLVANAGQLGVLSPVAHIKPDDFDKVLAVNVTANYRLLRSLDLLLRQSDAGRAVFVSSGAARSARPFWGLYAASKAALDALVKSYAGEVATTKVRANVFYPGIVRTAMRAKAMPGEDPNTLPMPAEIVPLLIDMLSPALTENGRLFDVGTGAFENI; translated from the coding sequence ATGACTGATACCAAAGAGCTGGCCGGCAAGGTCGTCCTGATTACCGGCGCGTCGCGCGGCATCGGCTATGCCGCTGGCATCGAGGCGGCGCGGCGCGGCGCCCACGTCATCGCCGTGGCCCGCACGGTGGGTGGGCTGGAAGAGCTCGACGACGCCATCCAGGCCGATGGCGGTTCGACCACACTCGTACCGCTTGACCTGCGGGACGGCGATGCCATCGACCGGCTGGGCGCGGCGATCTTCGAGCGCTGGGGACGCCTGGATGGTCTGGTTGCCAATGCCGGGCAACTGGGCGTGCTGAGCCCGGTGGCGCATATCAAGCCAGACGATTTCGACAAGGTGCTTGCTGTCAACGTCACCGCCAACTACCGCCTGCTGCGTTCGCTCGACCTGCTGTTGCGCCAGTCGGACGCTGGGCGCGCGGTCTTTGTGTCCTCCGGTGCGGCGCGCTCGGCGCGTCCCTTCTGGGGGCTGTATGCTGCCAGCAAGGCGGCACTCGACGCGCTGGTGAAATCCTATGCGGGCGAAGTCGCCACGACCAAGGTCCGCGCCAACGTGTTCTATCCGGGCATCGTCCGCACCGCCATGCGCGCCAAGGCCATGCCGGGCGAGGACCCCAACACGCTGCCCATGCCGGCCGAAATCGTACCGCTTCTGATCGACATGCTGAGCCCGGCTCTCACCGAGAACGGCCGCCTGTTCGACGTCGGCACCGGCGCCTTCGAAAACATCTGA
- the der gene encoding ribosome biogenesis GTPase Der, which produces MTVTLAIVGRPNVGKSTLFNRLVGRKIALVDDTPGVTRDRREAEGRIADLTFKVLDTAGYEDVKDGSLEDRMRQQTELAIREADVILFMIDARAGVVPLDQRFAQVLRKAGKQVHLVGNKAESSSAEAGLVEAFKLGFGEPIPLSAEHGLGLSELYSIVSAAIDKAEEKKAAEAAEGRDPAADLDIMPEVDVDITPDMLEGEGEDATLRWNPRRYLNVAIVGRPNAGKSTLVNRMVGEDRVLVGPEAGITRDSILVPWEWEGRTINLVDTAGIRRRSRVTQKLEKLAVGDSLRSIQYAEVVVLMLDATIPFEKQDLALADLVEREGRAMVIALNKWDLIEDKNKTLSELREACERLLPQLRGVPLVTLSGLTGKNIDRLMDAIFEIERSWNAHVSTSRLNRWLAGMTESHPPPAVSGRRLKLRYMTQAKTRPPSFIVFASRPDAVPASYQRYLVNGLREAFDIKGTPIRMWLRGGKNPYADKK; this is translated from the coding sequence ATGACGGTCACACTTGCCATTGTCGGCCGTCCCAATGTCGGCAAGTCGACTCTTTTCAATCGCCTCGTTGGCCGCAAGATTGCCCTGGTGGACGATACCCCCGGCGTCACGCGTGATCGTCGCGAGGCCGAGGGCCGCATCGCCGATCTCACCTTCAAGGTGCTCGACACCGCCGGGTATGAGGACGTCAAGGACGGCAGCCTCGAAGACCGCATGCGCCAGCAGACCGAACTGGCCATTCGCGAAGCTGATGTCATCCTGTTCATGATCGACGCCCGCGCCGGCGTCGTGCCGCTCGATCAGCGTTTTGCCCAAGTCCTGCGCAAGGCCGGCAAGCAGGTGCATCTGGTCGGCAACAAGGCCGAGAGCAGCTCGGCCGAAGCGGGCCTCGTTGAGGCCTTCAAGCTCGGCTTTGGCGAACCCATACCGCTGTCGGCAGAGCATGGGCTGGGCCTCTCCGAACTCTATTCGATCGTCTCGGCCGCCATCGACAAGGCCGAAGAGAAGAAGGCAGCCGAAGCCGCCGAGGGGAGGGACCCGGCAGCAGACCTCGACATCATGCCCGAGGTCGATGTCGACATCACACCCGACATGCTCGAGGGCGAGGGTGAAGACGCCACCCTGCGCTGGAACCCCCGCCGCTACCTCAACGTCGCCATTGTCGGTCGCCCCAATGCCGGCAAGTCGACACTGGTGAACCGCATGGTCGGGGAAGACCGCGTGCTGGTCGGCCCCGAGGCGGGCATCACGCGCGACAGCATCCTCGTGCCCTGGGAATGGGAAGGCCGCACCATCAATCTCGTGGATACCGCCGGTATCCGTCGCCGCTCCCGCGTCACCCAGAAGCTTGAAAAGCTGGCCGTTGGCGACAGCCTGCGCTCCATCCAATATGCCGAAGTCGTCGTGCTGATGCTCGACGCCACCATTCCCTTCGAGAAGCAGGATCTGGCGCTGGCAGACCTCGTCGAACGCGAGGGCCGTGCCATGGTCATCGCGCTCAACAAATGGGACCTGATCGAGGACAAGAACAAGACGCTGTCCGAACTGCGCGAGGCCTGCGAGCGACTCTTGCCGCAATTGCGCGGCGTGCCGCTGGTGACCCTTTCCGGCCTCACCGGCAAGAACATCGATCGGTTGATGGACGCCATATTCGAGATCGAACGCAGTTGGAACGCCCACGTCTCTACCTCGCGTCTCAATCGCTGGCTCGCTGGCATGACCGAGAGTCATCCGCCGCCGGCTGTGTCGGGTCGCCGTCTCAAGCTGCGCTACATGACCCAGGCCAAAACCCGGCCGCCCAGCTTCATCGTCTTCGCCTCGCGGCCCGATGCCGTGCCTGCGTCCTATCAGCGTTATCTGGTCAATGGCCTGCGCGAAGCATTCGATATCAAGGGCACGCCCATCCGCATGTGGCTTCGCGGTGGCAAGAACCCTTACGCGGACAAGAAGTAG
- a CDS encoding CvpA family protein, protein MLTAFDVAVGVLVLISAILATARGLTREVLSLATWAGSAAIAVYMYFFHADIAQQYIAEEIVANIATVLVSFIVSLIVLHLLTMRIADFVVDSRIGPIDRTLGFVFGVLRGVLIAVVVTIFGLWLMPNNLPEWASNAQSLPYLRNMGNTLVSMLPEGMEEWATDILRGGGTNLTEDPQAPATPLEGGEADPSIDGTVDPTDPVVDPAA, encoded by the coding sequence ATGCTGACTGCGTTCGACGTTGCTGTGGGTGTGCTGGTGCTGATCTCGGCAATCCTGGCCACTGCGCGAGGCCTGACCCGCGAAGTTCTGTCCCTGGCAACCTGGGCCGGTTCGGCCGCTATTGCCGTTTACATGTACTTCTTCCACGCAGACATAGCGCAGCAGTACATTGCCGAGGAAATCGTGGCCAATATCGCCACGGTGCTGGTGAGCTTCATCGTGTCGCTGATCGTGCTGCACCTGCTCACGATGCGCATTGCAGACTTCGTGGTGGACAGCCGTATCGGGCCGATCGACCGCACGCTGGGCTTCGTGTTTGGCGTTTTGCGCGGCGTGCTGATTGCCGTGGTGGTGACCATCTTCGGTCTTTGGCTGATGCCGAACAATCTGCCTGAATGGGCGTCGAACGCCCAGTCACTGCCCTATCTGCGCAACATGGGCAACACGCTGGTTTCCATGCTGCCCGAAGGGATGGAAGAGTGGGCGACCGATATCCTGCGCGGTGGTGGCACCAACCTGACCGAGGATCCGCAGGCCCCGGCGACCCCGCTTGAGGGCGGCGAAGCCGACCCCAGTATCGATGGCACGGTCGATCCAACCGATCCGGTGGTCGATCCGGCAGCCTGA
- a CDS encoding tetratricopeptide repeat protein, producing MSNENIFNEIDEELRSDRMRALWRRFAPFVIGGAIAIVALVAVNEGWAWYTSSQSAAASEKLYSALDAAGAGNLDDAQAQLDALAAEGSGGYPVLAEFRKAALLEEEGDTAGAVAAYDGLANSQSNPRLRELALLLAANILVDTGTLSDVEARVATLATDDGHMRRVARELLGLAQYKAGDYAAAQASFEAVINDPLAQSAVRNRMAYYLAQMLSAGTVAPEEPAEAAAEAIDAIVQGDAPADVAAEPAAEPAAE from the coding sequence ATGTCCAACGAGAACATCTTCAACGAAATCGACGAGGAACTGCGCTCCGATCGCATGCGGGCGCTGTGGCGTCGGTTTGCCCCCTTCGTCATTGGCGGCGCCATCGCCATCGTGGCGCTGGTGGCCGTCAATGAAGGCTGGGCCTGGTACACGTCCAGCCAGTCTGCAGCGGCTTCGGAAAAGCTCTATTCCGCCCTGGATGCGGCCGGTGCGGGCAATCTGGACGATGCGCAGGCCCAGCTCGATGCCCTGGCCGCCGAAGGCTCGGGTGGCTATCCGGTGCTGGCCGAGTTCCGCAAGGCCGCACTCCTTGAGGAGGAGGGCGACACTGCCGGCGCCGTCGCCGCCTATGATGGGCTGGCCAACAGTCAGTCCAATCCACGGTTGCGCGAACTGGCGCTGCTGCTGGCCGCCAATATTCTGGTCGATACCGGCACTCTGAGCGATGTGGAGGCGCGTGTCGCGACGCTGGCCACCGATGATGGTCACATGCGCCGCGTCGCCCGGGAATTGCTGGGCCTGGCCCAGTACAAGGCTGGCGACTACGCCGCTGCCCAGGCCAGTTTTGAAGCTGTCATCAACGATCCGCTCGCGCAGTCGGCGGTGCGCAACCGTATGGCCTATTATCTGGCGCAAATGCTCTCGGCAGGGACTGTCGCTCCCGAAGAGCCGGCCGAAGCTGCGGCGGAAGCCATCGATGCGATTGTGCAGGGCGATGCTCCGGCCGACGTCGCGGCTGAGCCCGCCGCTGAACCCGCCGCCGAATAA
- a CDS encoding GNAT family N-acetyltransferase translates to MLNLRPYSPEDLDALYRICLETGDAGADATPLHNDPQLVGHIYAAPYGVLEPHNVFVAEDEQGVAGYVVGTHDTDAFAARLERDWWPALRSRYADAQDLTEADRGRVASILRPAHSPADLVASFPAHIHMNLLPRLRGQRVGTRLLALWIDKARASGVTGIHLGASASNTGGIAFWTRSGFAPQREEPGVVWFGMTL, encoded by the coding sequence GTGCTCAACCTGCGCCCCTATTCCCCCGAAGACCTTGATGCGCTCTATCGCATCTGCCTCGAAACAGGGGATGCGGGCGCCGATGCAACACCGCTGCACAATGACCCGCAATTGGTGGGTCACATCTATGCGGCGCCTTACGGCGTGCTTGAGCCGCACAACGTGTTTGTGGCCGAGGATGAGCAGGGCGTGGCGGGCTATGTCGTTGGCACCCATGACACCGACGCCTTCGCCGCGCGCCTGGAACGCGATTGGTGGCCAGCCCTGCGGTCACGTTATGCCGATGCGCAGGACCTGACCGAGGCCGACCGCGGCCGTGTTGCCTCGATATTGCGACCCGCCCACTCGCCGGCTGATCTCGTCGCCAGCTTTCCAGCCCATATCCATATGAACCTCCTGCCGCGCCTCCGCGGACAGCGCGTCGGCACGCGCCTCCTCGCTCTGTGGATCGACAAGGCCAGGGCGAGTGGCGTAACCGGCATCCACCTTGGCGCCAGCGCCAGCAATACAGGCGGCATCGCCTTCTGGACACGCAGCGGATTTGCGCCGCAGCGCGAAGAGCCGGGTGTCGTCTGGTTCGGGATGACGCTTTAG